One window of Pseudacidobacterium ailaaui genomic DNA carries:
- a CDS encoding aminotransferase class V-fold PLP-dependent enzyme, producing MNPTIHAAVSQLGPGPLTEEAVQRHLAPLFSRVLSGDRIYLANHSLGRPLDTMADDVREAITLWETKLGDAWDEWLAEREAFRARIAGLLKAPRTDCIVPKTSAGQGLRAVLNALPGRPRVLSTRGEFDSIDLILKQYASLGRIALSWAEPDAEGHFSAEKIASHLRGQIDLVVVSQVMFETSQVVGPLDQLADACHATGAQLLVDAYHAIGVLPVDVSAMHVDFMIGGSYKYLRGGPGAAFLYLSPRALDGSLRPLDTGWFAREDFFAFQRSETPLLKPGGDAFLEATPPVLSWYQARSGQQFTLAVGVERLREYGLRQLQRFRQYLADFGIHSTGGGHSHGAFLTVRHPQADRLAVQLKERNIITDARGSHLRLCPDCLTRDEEMRAAAAALAEIL from the coding sequence ATGAACCCGACGATCCATGCGGCCGTTTCGCAGCTTGGCCCCGGACCTCTTACCGAAGAGGCCGTCCAGCGGCACCTGGCCCCTCTTTTTTCGCGCGTGCTCTCAGGCGATCGGATCTACCTTGCCAACCATTCTCTGGGCAGGCCCCTGGACACGATGGCCGATGATGTGCGCGAAGCCATCACGCTTTGGGAAACGAAACTCGGCGATGCCTGGGACGAGTGGCTGGCCGAGCGCGAGGCCTTCCGCGCCCGCATTGCTGGGCTGCTGAAAGCACCCCGCACAGATTGCATTGTGCCGAAGACCTCCGCCGGACAGGGACTGCGTGCCGTGCTCAACGCCCTGCCCGGCAGGCCCCGTGTCCTCAGCACGCGCGGGGAATTTGATTCGATTGACCTCATCCTCAAGCAATACGCCTCGCTGGGGCGCATCGCGCTGAGCTGGGCAGAGCCGGATGCAGAAGGACACTTTTCTGCGGAGAAAATTGCCAGCCATCTCCGCGGCCAGATTGATCTCGTGGTCGTCTCTCAGGTCATGTTTGAGACCAGCCAGGTGGTCGGTCCTCTCGACCAGCTGGCCGATGCCTGTCACGCCACAGGCGCCCAACTGCTCGTCGACGCTTATCATGCCATCGGCGTCTTGCCTGTGGACGTATCTGCCATGCACGTCGATTTCATGATCGGGGGCAGTTACAAATATCTGCGCGGCGGGCCGGGAGCGGCCTTCCTTTATCTTTCCCCGCGTGCCCTCGATGGGTCCCTGCGTCCGCTCGACACGGGATGGTTCGCGCGGGAGGACTTTTTTGCCTTTCAGCGCAGCGAGACTCCCCTCTTAAAACCAGGAGGAGATGCTTTTCTTGAGGCCACCCCACCGGTGCTGTCCTGGTATCAGGCACGCAGCGGCCAGCAGTTCACTCTTGCTGTGGGTGTCGAGCGGTTACGCGAATACGGTCTGCGCCAGCTCCAGCGATTTCGACAATATCTTGCCGATTTTGGCATCCACTCCACCGGCGGCGGACACAGCCATGGCGCCTTTCTCACCGTACGTCATCCACAAGCTGATCGACTCGCCGTCCAACTCAAAGAACGCAACATCATCACGGATGCCCGCGGCAGTCATCTTCGTCTCTGCCCTGATTGCCTCACACGGGACGAGGAGATGCGTGCCGCAGCAGCAGCCCTGGCAGAAATCCTCTGA
- a CDS encoding HAD family hydrolase, translating into MAFSSTIAPGQTLLLDADDTLWENNIYFERAIADFISYLNHECYSAEEVRSFLNDVERETVRERGYGLASFQHSLIVCFERLSSSPIPAEKHERIVGFAQSISRYEIQLLPGVADVLPSLASRHRLILMTKGNEFEQKDKLMRSGLAAYFVAVEVPKEKDPDAYRFVRKKYDLDHRSTWMVGNSPKSDINPALAAGLHAVFIPHPHTWMLEHEAVEPAQNGQHLLELESFTEMGRHF; encoded by the coding sequence GTGGCTTTTTCTTCGACGATTGCTCCCGGCCAGACACTGCTGCTGGATGCCGATGACACGCTGTGGGAGAACAATATCTACTTTGAGCGTGCCATCGCAGACTTCATCTCCTACTTAAACCATGAATGTTATTCTGCCGAAGAGGTGCGCTCGTTTCTGAATGACGTGGAGCGGGAGACGGTCAGGGAGCGGGGCTATGGCCTGGCCAGCTTTCAGCATTCCCTGATTGTGTGCTTTGAGCGTCTGAGCAGCTCTCCGATTCCAGCGGAAAAGCATGAGCGGATCGTTGGCTTTGCACAATCGATCAGCCGGTATGAGATCCAGCTTCTGCCCGGGGTAGCAGATGTGCTGCCTTCTTTGGCGTCAAGACACCGGCTCATTCTGATGACCAAAGGGAATGAGTTTGAGCAGAAGGACAAGCTGATGCGCTCCGGACTCGCAGCCTATTTTGTTGCAGTCGAGGTGCCGAAGGAGAAGGACCCGGACGCATACCGTTTTGTGCGCAAAAAGTATGACCTGGACCATCGGTCAACATGGATGGTTGGTAACAGCCCCAAGTCAGACATTAATCCTGCCCTGGCTGCGGGCCTCCATGCCGTGTTTATTCCCCATCCGCATACTTGGATGCTGGAACACGAAGCGGTAGAGCCCGCACAGAATGGCCAGCATCTGCTGGAGCTTGAGAGCTTCACAGAGATGGGGCGGCA
- the kdpA gene encoding potassium-transporting ATPase subunit KdpA has translation MTVHGWLQFLLLFGVLVLLMRPLGLYLARVFAGERTFADPVLKPVEGLLYRLFGVRGEEEMTWGEYTVSMLLCSFVSMLLTYGIERMQRWLPWNPQHLAGVAPDLAWNTAASFTTNTNWQSYVPETTMSYFTQMVGLAYHNFLSAAVGIAVAIALVRGIARRESKTIGNFWVDVTRAVLYLLLPICIVFAGLLVQQGVIQNLKPYTTAVTLEHQKQTIAQGPVASQEAIKMLGTNGGGFFNANSAHPFENPTPLTNFLEMLSIFLVPAALTVTLGKMTGAPGHGRAVFACMTVLFVAGFVATWWAEAQPHPLLHGVDQRTGPLQPGGNMEGKEVRFGISQSALFATITTDASCGAVNSMHDSFMPLGGLVPLANIMLGEIVFGGVGSGLYGILVYVVLAVFIAGLMVGRTPEYLGKKIEAYDVKMAMLYVLIFPLVILVLTAISVLAPQMGLSSLNNGGPHGLSEILYAFTSAAGNNGSAFAGLNANTHWYNLSLGATMLIGRFLMMVPMLAMAGNLAQKKSVPPSPGTFPVNSGLFTVLLTGVILIVGALTFFPVLSLGPVLEHLLLRAGQLF, from the coding sequence ATGACGGTCCATGGGTGGCTACAATTTCTGCTGCTGTTTGGTGTGCTTGTGCTTTTGATGCGGCCTCTGGGGCTGTATTTGGCGCGGGTCTTTGCTGGAGAACGCACCTTTGCCGACCCCGTGCTGAAGCCAGTCGAAGGCCTTCTGTATCGGCTGTTCGGCGTGCGCGGCGAGGAGGAAATGACATGGGGTGAATATACCGTCTCCATGCTGCTGTGCAGCTTCGTCTCCATGTTGCTGACCTATGGGATTGAGCGGATGCAGCGCTGGCTGCCATGGAACCCGCAGCATCTGGCCGGAGTAGCCCCGGACCTGGCCTGGAACACGGCCGCTTCATTTACTACCAACACCAACTGGCAGTCTTATGTGCCGGAAACTACGATGAGCTACTTCACGCAGATGGTGGGGCTCGCATATCACAACTTTTTGAGCGCAGCGGTGGGCATTGCCGTGGCGATTGCCCTGGTGCGCGGCATTGCGCGAAGGGAATCAAAGACCATCGGCAACTTCTGGGTGGATGTGACGCGCGCGGTGCTTTATCTTTTGCTGCCCATCTGTATTGTCTTTGCCGGGCTTCTGGTCCAGCAAGGAGTCATCCAGAACCTGAAACCTTACACCACAGCGGTCACGCTGGAGCACCAGAAGCAGACCATTGCACAAGGGCCGGTGGCCTCGCAGGAAGCCATCAAGATGCTTGGCACCAATGGAGGCGGATTTTTTAACGCAAACAGCGCGCATCCCTTTGAGAACCCGACGCCATTGACGAATTTTCTTGAGATGCTTTCGATCTTTCTGGTTCCCGCTGCACTGACGGTCACGTTGGGGAAGATGACGGGAGCGCCGGGGCACGGACGAGCGGTCTTTGCCTGCATGACGGTGCTCTTCGTTGCCGGATTCGTCGCTACCTGGTGGGCGGAGGCCCAGCCGCATCCTCTGCTGCATGGAGTGGACCAGCGAACAGGCCCTCTTCAGCCGGGCGGGAACATGGAGGGCAAAGAGGTGCGCTTTGGCATTTCGCAGTCGGCGCTCTTTGCGACGATTACGACGGACGCAAGCTGTGGCGCGGTCAATTCCATGCATGATTCCTTCATGCCGCTGGGCGGGTTGGTCCCGCTGGCAAACATCATGCTGGGCGAAATTGTTTTTGGCGGCGTAGGTTCGGGGCTTTACGGGATCCTGGTGTATGTGGTGCTGGCTGTCTTTATTGCCGGGCTGATGGTGGGGCGGACGCCGGAGTATCTGGGCAAAAAGATCGAAGCCTATGACGTGAAGATGGCGATGCTGTACGTACTGATTTTCCCGCTGGTGATCCTGGTGCTGACGGCGATTTCCGTGCTTGCTCCGCAAATGGGTCTGAGCAGCTTGAACAATGGCGGTCCACATGGCTTAAGTGAAATTCTTTATGCCTTTACCTCGGCAGCAGGAAACAATGGTTCGGCATTTGCGGGGCTGAATGCCAACACGCACTGGTACAACCTCAGCCTGGGGGCCACGATGCTGATCGGGCGATTTCTGATGATGGTGCCCATGCTGGCCATGGCGGGGAACCTGGCGCAGAAGAAGAGTGTGCCTCCATCGCCGGGCACTTTTCCGGTGAATAGCGGCCTGTTCACGGTCCTGCTGACGGGCGTGATTCTGATTGTCGGTGCGTTGACGTTCTTCCCGGTCCTGAGCCTGGGTCCGGTGCTTGAACACCTGCTTCTGCGCGCCGGGCAGCTCTTTTAG
- a CDS encoding response regulator transcription factor, producing MAARVLVIDDEVQITRVLRASLSAQGHDVRTANDPEEALRLVQEWPPDLIITDLMMPGMNGIELTRAIRVKSQVPILLLSVRDQERTKIEALDAGADDYVTKPFSAQELLARVRAHLRRAPERETAQCIEAGDFRIDPAAHAVTVQGKAVHLTPKEFDLLLYLARNRGKVITHRALLTAVWGAQSAQQPEYLRVFIGQLRRKLGGGPEKEYIQTEPWVGYRFLPEGVE from the coding sequence ATGGCCGCACGTGTTCTTGTGATTGACGATGAAGTCCAGATTACGCGGGTCCTGCGCGCCTCGCTCTCTGCGCAGGGGCATGATGTACGCACGGCAAATGATCCAGAGGAGGCGCTGCGGCTGGTGCAGGAATGGCCCCCGGACCTGATTATTACTGACCTGATGATGCCGGGGATGAATGGCATCGAGCTGACCCGCGCCATCCGGGTGAAGAGCCAGGTGCCGATCCTTCTTCTTTCTGTGCGCGACCAGGAGCGCACCAAGATTGAGGCCCTGGATGCTGGTGCGGACGACTATGTGACGAAGCCTTTCAGCGCGCAGGAGCTGCTGGCGCGCGTCCGCGCGCATCTGCGCCGGGCCCCGGAACGAGAGACGGCCCAGTGTATCGAAGCAGGAGACTTCCGTATTGATCCAGCCGCCCATGCGGTGACGGTGCAGGGCAAGGCAGTGCATCTGACGCCGAAGGAGTTTGATCTGCTGCTATATCTGGCGAGAAATCGGGGCAAGGTGATTACGCACCGCGCTCTTCTTACCGCCGTATGGGGCGCGCAATCGGCGCAGCAACCGGAGTATCTGCGGGTCTTTATCGGCCAGCTCCGCAGGAAGCTCGGCGGCGGTCCGGAGAAGGAATATATCCAGACCGAACCGTGGGTGGGCTACCGCTTTCTTCCCGAAGGCGTGGAATAG
- a CDS encoding SRPBCC family protein, whose product MTRAVNETERMVVVRVFDAPRELVWKAWTDPKYVMQWWGPKGFTAPVCKIDFRVGGKFLCCMQSPDGQQFWNAGEYHEIIPQEKIVSSMYFADAGGNKVEPEHYGIEHEAIEGAYDVTLFEDLGNGQTKLTFIGNESMEEAKKTGQLEGWSQILDKVAELVSVLAQAE is encoded by the coding sequence ATGACAAGAGCAGTGAACGAGACTGAGCGGATGGTCGTCGTCAGAGTATTTGATGCCCCACGCGAGCTGGTTTGGAAGGCATGGACCGACCCGAAATATGTCATGCAGTGGTGGGGACCTAAGGGCTTTACTGCTCCGGTCTGCAAGATTGACTTCCGCGTCGGCGGCAAGTTCCTTTGCTGTATGCAGTCGCCTGACGGGCAGCAGTTCTGGAACGCCGGGGAGTACCACGAGATCATCCCGCAGGAGAAAATCGTCTCCTCCATGTACTTTGCCGACGCCGGGGGCAACAAGGTCGAGCCCGAGCACTACGGCATCGAACACGAAGCCATCGAAGGCGCCTACGATGTCACTCTCTTTGAGGACCTCGGAAACGGCCAGACGAAGCTTACCTTTATTGGCAACGAAAGTATGGAGGAGGCGAAGAAGACCGGCCAACTCGAAGGCTGGAGCCAGATCCTCGACAAAGTTGCTGAGCTGGTTTCAGTGTTAGCGCAGGCCGAGTAA
- a CDS encoding potassium-transporting ATPase subunit F — MSMLTLIVLAVTVVVMAYLVATLLYPEKF, encoded by the coding sequence ATGAGCATGCTTACCCTGATTGTGCTTGCGGTAACGGTCGTGGTGATGGCCTATCTGGTGGCCACTCTGCTTTATCCGGAGAAATTCTGA
- the kdpC gene encoding potassium-transporting ATPase subunit KdpC, which translates to MKQALVISVRFTLVTTIILGIAYPLAMTAFAHLVFPYQADGQLIVHDGQVLGSRLIGQNFTSERYFHGRPSAAGNGYDASASGGSNLAPSSQKLVTRIEQDAAKYQQESGGRPVPVDLVTASGSGLDPDISPAAALYQVHRVAQARGMDEGAVRRLVMEHIEAPQFGILGEPRVHVLELNLALDAWQKQRQP; encoded by the coding sequence ATGAAACAGGCGCTTGTCATCTCGGTCCGCTTTACGTTGGTGACCACTATCATCCTGGGGATCGCTTATCCGCTCGCCATGACTGCATTTGCACATCTGGTCTTTCCGTACCAGGCCGATGGACAGTTGATTGTGCACGACGGTCAGGTCCTGGGGTCGCGCCTTATCGGGCAGAACTTTACGAGCGAGAGATACTTCCACGGCCGACCATCAGCGGCGGGCAATGGCTACGACGCCAGTGCATCCGGCGGGTCTAACCTGGCTCCATCAAGCCAGAAGCTGGTTACTCGCATTGAGCAGGATGCTGCGAAATACCAGCAGGAATCTGGAGGCCGGCCGGTGCCAGTCGACCTGGTGACGGCCTCTGGTTCCGGTCTCGATCCTGATATCAGTCCGGCTGCCGCGCTCTACCAGGTGCATCGGGTCGCGCAGGCGCGTGGGATGGATGAGGGAGCGGTGCGCCGTCTGGTCATGGAGCATATCGAAGCGCCGCAGTTTGGAATCCTGGGAGAGCCGCGCGTCCATGTTCTAGAGCTGAATCTGGCGCTGGATGCATGGCAAAAGCAACGGCAGCCGTAA
- a CDS encoding tryptophan 2,3-dioxygenase has product MSTAEQNQRPLEAGIVTDFRDRMNYAGYLCLDALLAQQRPLSNPPHHDEMLFIIQHQVSELWIKQLIHELTAAIRFVQQDQLDPCFKILSRVKLIQMQLFDQWAVLETLTPSEYMEFRSVLGHASGFQSFQYRKLEFLLGNKNKDAVRVFSHAPEIYQDLEKTLYSPSLYDEFLCHLRRRGLDVPDACVQRDWSGPYQKNEQLVEVFRLIYERPRDYWDAYEMCEKLVDVEEYFQLWRFRHMKTVERIIGFRPGTGGSSGVGFLKQALELTFFPELFAVRTWLKQK; this is encoded by the coding sequence ATGTCCACTGCTGAACAAAACCAGAGACCCCTTGAAGCCGGTATCGTCACCGATTTCCGCGACCGCATGAACTATGCGGGCTATCTGTGCCTGGACGCCCTGCTCGCGCAGCAGCGTCCCTTGTCCAACCCGCCCCATCATGACGAAATGCTGTTTATTATCCAGCATCAGGTGTCTGAGCTGTGGATCAAACAGCTGATCCATGAGCTGACCGCAGCCATCCGCTTCGTTCAGCAGGACCAGCTCGATCCCTGCTTCAAAATCCTGTCCCGGGTCAAGCTCATCCAGATGCAGCTCTTTGACCAGTGGGCCGTGCTGGAGACCCTCACCCCCTCCGAGTACATGGAGTTTCGCAGCGTCCTCGGCCATGCCTCCGGATTTCAGTCCTTCCAGTACCGAAAACTCGAATTTCTGCTTGGAAACAAAAACAAGGATGCGGTCCGTGTGTTTTCCCATGCGCCAGAGATCTATCAGGACCTCGAAAAGACCTTGTATTCTCCCAGCCTCTACGATGAGTTTCTGTGTCATCTCAGGAGACGCGGCCTGGATGTTCCCGATGCCTGCGTGCAACGTGACTGGTCCGGACCCTATCAAAAGAACGAGCAGTTGGTCGAGGTCTTTCGGCTGATCTATGAGCGTCCCCGGGACTACTGGGACGCCTATGAAATGTGCGAAAAGCTGGTCGATGTCGAAGAATACTTCCAGCTCTGGCGCTTCCGCCACATGAAGACTGTAGAGCGCATCATCGGCTTCCGCCCAGGCACCGGCGGTTCTTCCGGTGTGGGATTCTTAAAGCAGGCCCTGGAGCTTACCTTCTTTCCGGAGCTCTTCGCCGTCCGCACATGGTTAAAACAGAAATGA
- the kdpB gene encoding potassium-transporting ATPase subunit KdpB, protein MAKRQNLWNPEILREAIAGAFTKLDPRVMVKNPVMFVVEIGSIVTTGLLIQDIVQHRAGFGFDLQITLWLWFTVLFANFAEAMAEGRGKAQAETLRKAKGETIAYRLKKDGTVEAVNSSQLRAGDVIRVEAGQFIAGDGEVIEGVASVDESAITGESAPVIREAGGDRSAVTGGTRVLSDWIKVRITSNPGETFLDRMIALVEGAQRQKTPNEIALSILLSGLTIVFLLAVATLQPFAIYSHAPQTVFVLVSLLVCLIPTTIGGLLSAIGIAGMDRLVQYNVLAMSGRAVEAAGDVNTLLLDKTGTITLGNRQAAEFCPAPGISTERLADAAQLASLADETPEGRSIVVLAKEKYNLRGRDVSGMQAQFVPFTAQTRMSGVDLPGTKIRKGSADAIARFLEQQGASLPRKVSDKVEEIARLGGTPLVVAENDVALGVVYLKDIVKGGLRERLARLRAMGIRTIMITGDNPLTAAVIAREAGVDDFLAEARPEDKMALIKREQAKGKLVAMTGDGTNDAPALAQADVGVAMNTGTQAAKEAGNMVDLDSNPTKLIEIVEIGKQLLMTRGALTTFSIANDVAKYFAIIPAMFAGVFPVLNALNIMHLKTPHSAILSAVIFNAVIIIALIPLALRGVKYEPKPAQILLRRNLLIYGVGGILVPFFGIKLIDVVLNGLHLV, encoded by the coding sequence ATGGCGAAAAGGCAAAATCTCTGGAACCCGGAAATTCTTCGTGAGGCCATTGCTGGTGCGTTCACCAAGCTGGACCCGCGGGTCATGGTGAAGAACCCGGTGATGTTCGTTGTGGAGATTGGCAGCATTGTCACGACAGGGCTGCTGATACAAGACATTGTCCAGCACCGTGCTGGCTTCGGTTTTGATCTGCAAATTACTCTCTGGCTCTGGTTCACCGTGCTATTTGCAAACTTTGCAGAAGCAATGGCGGAAGGCCGCGGCAAGGCACAGGCCGAGACGCTGCGCAAAGCCAAGGGGGAAACGATCGCCTACCGGTTGAAGAAAGACGGCACTGTGGAAGCGGTCAACAGCTCGCAGCTCCGCGCCGGAGATGTGATCCGGGTAGAAGCCGGACAGTTCATTGCAGGCGATGGAGAGGTCATCGAAGGTGTGGCCTCCGTGGACGAGTCGGCCATCACCGGAGAGTCGGCGCCGGTGATCCGCGAGGCGGGCGGAGACCGCTCGGCGGTCACGGGCGGGACGCGAGTCCTGTCTGACTGGATCAAAGTGCGCATTACATCCAACCCTGGCGAGACATTTCTGGACCGTATGATTGCGCTGGTGGAGGGTGCACAGCGGCAGAAGACCCCCAATGAGATTGCGCTGAGCATTTTGCTTTCCGGACTGACGATTGTCTTTCTGCTGGCTGTTGCGACGCTACAGCCATTTGCGATTTACTCTCATGCGCCGCAGACGGTCTTTGTGCTGGTTTCTCTTTTGGTTTGTCTGATTCCGACGACGATTGGAGGGCTGCTCTCGGCCATCGGCATCGCAGGGATGGACCGCCTGGTGCAGTACAACGTGCTGGCCATGTCAGGACGTGCAGTGGAGGCAGCAGGCGACGTAAACACGCTGCTTTTGGACAAGACAGGTACGATCACCCTGGGCAACCGTCAGGCGGCCGAGTTCTGTCCCGCGCCGGGAATCAGCACCGAGCGGCTGGCCGACGCGGCGCAGCTGGCTTCGCTGGCAGACGAGACGCCGGAGGGGCGCTCGATTGTTGTGCTGGCCAAGGAAAAATACAATCTGCGCGGGCGCGATGTGAGCGGAATGCAGGCCCAGTTTGTTCCGTTCACGGCGCAGACGCGCATGTCTGGCGTCGACCTTCCCGGTACAAAAATCCGGAAGGGGTCGGCTGACGCGATTGCCCGTTTTCTGGAGCAGCAAGGGGCGTCACTGCCGCGCAAGGTGAGCGACAAGGTGGAGGAGATTGCGCGCCTGGGCGGGACCCCGCTTGTGGTTGCAGAAAACGATGTGGCGCTGGGCGTGGTGTATCTCAAGGACATTGTGAAAGGCGGCCTGCGCGAGCGGCTGGCGCGGCTGCGCGCGATGGGTATCCGCACCATTATGATTACGGGCGACAATCCGCTGACGGCGGCAGTGATTGCACGGGAGGCGGGAGTCGATGATTTTCTGGCCGAGGCCAGGCCGGAAGACAAGATGGCGCTGATCAAGCGTGAGCAGGCGAAAGGAAAACTTGTCGCCATGACGGGTGATGGGACCAACGACGCGCCGGCCCTGGCCCAGGCTGATGTGGGCGTGGCCATGAATACAGGAACGCAGGCAGCAAAAGAGGCCGGCAATATGGTGGACCTGGATTCGAATCCAACCAAGCTGATTGAGATTGTGGAGATTGGCAAACAACTGCTGATGACGCGTGGCGCCCTGACCACATTTTCCATCGCCAATGATGTTGCGAAATACTTCGCCATCATTCCGGCGATGTTCGCAGGTGTATTTCCTGTGCTGAATGCGCTGAACATCATGCATCTGAAGACCCCGCATTCGGCCATCCTTTCTGCTGTCATCTTCAATGCGGTAATCATCATTGCGCTGATTCCGCTGGCGCTGCGCGGGGTGAAATATGAGCCAAAACCGGCGCAAATACTGCTGCGGCGCAATCTGCTGATCTATGGCGTTGGCGGAATCCTTGTGCCTTTTTTCGGGATCAAGCTGATTGATGTCGTGCTAAACGGGCTTCATCTGGTGTGA
- a CDS encoding sensor histidine kinase — protein MPKNFSPRFLSIVRYILSTALACALVALFRLVIHVNPATAALSFLVLVLLVASRWPLAHSIYLSVLCTLLYNFFFLPPIGTLTIADPQNWVALSVFLATGILVSHLAENARRQRSLSEQRRREVERLYEFSQQLLLHEDLHTLARETPSMAARVFELRAVAIYLRERDAVYDSDPEHALLPAIDLKQAAQNPEAGFRRESDVCVLPLMLGLRCIGSLAVRDSGDSQQMYEAIGGLIAIALERAAALERSSRMEAVREGERLRTALLDSITHELRTPLTAIRAAATSLLSQPSLPEAARREMYSIVDEECQRLDRLIAEAVEMAQLDSAGLRVRPLMQNIRNLVDSVLEQEEPRLRTRPVQVIVPAELPDIPMDPDLVRRVLRHLIENAVKYSPAKSPILIRAGLSTGRLLVQVENQGSGINPADLPFIFDKFYRGSSQRGRVEGSGLGLSIARAILTAHGGGIEVSSRPGQGAVFTFWLPFRISGQP, from the coding sequence ATGCCCAAGAACTTCAGCCCGCGATTTCTCAGCATCGTGCGGTACATCCTCTCGACCGCACTTGCCTGTGCTCTCGTAGCGCTCTTCCGACTTGTGATTCACGTCAATCCTGCCACGGCTGCACTCAGTTTTCTCGTTCTGGTGCTGCTGGTTGCCTCGCGCTGGCCCCTGGCCCATTCCATCTACCTTTCCGTACTCTGCACCCTGCTCTATAACTTCTTTTTTCTTCCTCCGATCGGGACCCTGACCATCGCTGATCCGCAGAACTGGGTCGCGCTCTCCGTCTTTCTCGCAACCGGAATTCTGGTAAGTCATCTGGCGGAAAACGCCCGCAGGCAGCGCTCTCTTTCCGAACAGCGCCGTCGCGAGGTCGAACGCCTGTATGAATTCAGCCAGCAGCTCCTCCTTCATGAGGACCTGCACACCCTCGCCCGGGAAACCCCCTCCATGGCCGCGCGTGTCTTTGAGCTCCGCGCCGTGGCAATCTACCTTCGCGAACGCGATGCGGTCTATGATTCTGATCCGGAACATGCCCTGCTTCCCGCAATCGACTTAAAGCAGGCCGCGCAAAACCCGGAGGCCGGCTTCCGCAGAGAATCCGATGTCTGCGTCCTTCCCTTAATGCTAGGTCTGCGCTGCATCGGCTCGCTGGCCGTTCGTGACAGCGGCGACTCGCAACAGATGTATGAAGCCATTGGCGGACTGATCGCCATTGCCCTGGAACGCGCCGCCGCCCTGGAGCGCTCCAGCCGCATGGAGGCCGTCCGCGAAGGAGAACGCCTGCGCACGGCCTTGCTCGACTCCATTACCCACGAGCTGCGAACCCCGCTCACCGCCATCCGCGCCGCTGCCACCAGCCTTCTTTCGCAGCCCTCCCTGCCGGAAGCAGCGCGTCGCGAAATGTATTCCATTGTGGATGAAGAATGCCAGCGTCTGGACCGCCTGATTGCCGAAGCCGTTGAGATGGCGCAACTGGACTCGGCCGGCCTGCGCGTCCGTCCTCTCATGCAGAACATTCGTAATCTCGTAGACTCCGTCCTTGAGCAGGAGGAGCCGCGACTTCGCACCCGCCCTGTGCAGGTCATCGTGCCCGCAGAGCTTCCCGACATCCCAATGGATCCCGACCTGGTGCGCCGGGTACTTCGTCATCTCATCGAGAATGCCGTCAAATACTCGCCCGCAAAGTCTCCCATCCTCATTCGGGCTGGGCTTTCCACCGGCCGTCTTTTGGTACAAGTGGAAAATCAGGGCTCCGGAATTAACCCGGCCGACCTGCCCTTCATCTTCGACAAGTTTTATCGTGGTAGCAGCCAGCGCGGCCGCGTCGAAGGCAGCGGTCTGGGCCTTTCCATTGCCCGCGCCATCCTCACCGCGCATGGCGGAGGAATCGAAGTCAGCAGCAGACCAGGACAGGGTGCCGTCTTCACCTTTTGGCTGCCATTTCGGATCTCAGGACAACCATGA